Proteins found in one Butyrivibrio proteoclasticus B316 genomic segment:
- a CDS encoding ATPase, T2SS/T4P/T4SS family — translation MPYLEYNLKRIANPNDFDAYQQELEHAYEHFVFMPESGLLKDAWMQTMNILLPGKAEDDTIAGRFTVVLHAKATEEKGKAFAKAVYNQCVEIFGMDNIFACFCSMDDHFYAEDAADGDDTDEEQLQIICTVYMVPIQKRIPNLAPYADSFKHQPKRKYVKQIEQAVKKVFPDLHTIADDTNLTPQELGYQARLIDFKPHQETKSDIKPLRYTAIDPDSQTQTNLASDQIRKIINDTVAYFTTGPERTSFQLAQTGELSKKKFFKLLEEYLDKNHDELSNIDREFIMKKLDKWAYGFYLLDPLIEDDEVSDIMVINHDRIRVKVRNGRFTANLKFLDKTDYEMFLLGLGARNHLDFTQRAIHVFSDITTSSKFRLRMNIATPHITSDGEPYFHIRKIAKQKRDFDYLLDAGMLDKTIMNYLIDRARYGPGLVFCGKGASGKTTMMNALLDKIAYNKSVLVTQESEELFSNVHPHIMFEHITMSCPDPNQRYDLSHLARNGLLTDLDYFVIGEIKGGEAADFMMAADTGHQCWCSVHAPSAKEGISKLADYVCSATTYSLDQATKLLRSLGTVVFMKNFRVCEIVEISGWDDEKKELMYTPVYLQPGIPHPDFEDLLKQHAV, via the coding sequence ATGCCATACTTAGAATATAACCTAAAAAGGATAGCAAATCCAAATGATTTTGATGCTTATCAGCAGGAACTTGAACATGCTTATGAGCATTTTGTTTTCATGCCTGAAAGCGGCCTGTTAAAGGATGCCTGGATGCAGACAATGAATATTCTCCTTCCAGGTAAAGCTGAGGATGACACAATTGCCGGAAGATTTACAGTTGTTCTGCATGCAAAGGCTACAGAAGAAAAGGGTAAAGCATTTGCAAAAGCCGTTTACAACCAGTGTGTTGAGATATTCGGCATGGATAATATTTTTGCATGTTTTTGCAGTATGGATGATCACTTCTATGCAGAAGATGCCGCTGATGGCGATGATACAGATGAGGAACAGCTTCAGATTATCTGCACTGTATATATGGTGCCTATTCAGAAGCGCATCCCAAACCTTGCGCCATATGCTGATTCTTTTAAGCATCAGCCAAAAAGAAAATATGTAAAGCAGATAGAACAGGCAGTAAAGAAAGTATTTCCTGATCTGCATACTATCGCTGATGATACAAACCTTACTCCGCAGGAACTTGGCTACCAGGCAAGGCTTATCGACTTTAAGCCTCATCAGGAAACAAAAAGCGATATAAAGCCTCTCAGATATACTGCAATTGATCCGGATTCACAAACACAGACAAATCTCGCGTCAGACCAGATAAGGAAGATCATAAATGATACTGTAGCATACTTCACAACAGGCCCTGAGCGTACATCATTCCAGTTGGCACAAACAGGAGAATTATCAAAGAAGAAGTTTTTCAAGCTCCTTGAAGAGTATCTGGACAAGAACCATGACGAACTATCTAATATAGACAGAGAATTTATCATGAAAAAGCTTGATAAATGGGCATATGGCTTTTATCTTCTCGATCCACTTATTGAGGACGATGAAGTATCTGACATTATGGTTATAAATCATGACAGGATCAGGGTAAAGGTAAGAAACGGCAGATTTACAGCAAATTTAAAGTTCCTTGATAAGACCGATTATGAGATGTTCCTGTTGGGACTTGGCGCGAGAAACCATCTTGATTTTACTCAGCGAGCTATCCATGTATTTTCAGACATCACGACAAGCTCAAAGTTCAGGCTTCGTATGAATATTGCAACACCGCATATTACATCAGATGGCGAGCCTTATTTCCATATAAGAAAGATTGCAAAACAAAAAAGGGACTTTGATTATCTGCTTGACGCAGGAATGCTGGATAAGACAATCATGAATTACCTGATTGACAGAGCAAGATATGGCCCAGGACTGGTATTCTGCGGAAAGGGCGCATCAGGCAAGACAACAATGATGAATGCCCTTCTTGATAAGATTGCTTACAACAAGTCAGTTCTTGTAACTCAGGAGTCAGAAGAGCTCTTTAGCAATGTGCATCCACACATCATGTTTGAGCATATCACAATGAGCTGTCCTGACCCAAATCAGAGATACGATCTCTCACACCTCGCACGTAATGGGCTTTTGACAGATCTGGATTACTTCGTTATAGGCGAGATCAAGGGTGGAGAAGCTGCGGACTTTATGATGGCCGCAGATACTGGACATCAGTGCTGGTGTTCTGTGCATGCCCCAAGTGCCAAGGAAGGAATATCAAAGCTTGCCGACTATGTCTGCTCAGCAACAACATATTCGCTCGACCAGGCAACAAAACTTTTAAGAAGCCTTGGAACAGTCGTGTTCATGAAGAACTTCAGAGTCTGCGAAATCGTTGAGATTTCCGGATGGGATGATGAAAAGAAGGAACTTATGTATACTCCGGTATATCTTCAGCCCGGTATTCCACATCCTGACTTTGAAGATCTGTTAAAACAGCATGCTGTCTAA
- a CDS encoding metallophosphoesterase, with translation MVYVCSDIHGDYQKYKKALSILTDKDILYILGDVIDRGPDGIKIILDIMEQTNVILFIGNHEDMLIRAVEGDSECMDIWTCAQNGGEVTFNAFSLEDLSVQKNILSFLKDCPLIKTITLNGNNFVLLHSGIPEDGKDILYKDADKKTIRYVTWHSPFKSSKYASIANYKPDKTYIIGHVPTQHFDASGIFIFDNIIDIDCGCGFPNLYNDSRLAVFCIDTMEAFYIT, from the coding sequence ATGGTTTATGTATGTTCTGATATTCACGGAGACTATCAAAAATACAAGAAAGCCCTATCTATCCTTACGGATAAAGATATTCTCTATATTCTTGGGGATGTGATAGACAGAGGCCCTGATGGAATTAAAATCATCCTTGATATTATGGAGCAAACAAATGTGATACTTTTTATCGGAAATCACGAAGATATGCTGATAAGAGCTGTTGAAGGTGATAGCGAATGCATGGATATCTGGACATGCGCTCAGAACGGCGGCGAGGTAACTTTTAATGCTTTTTCTTTAGAAGATCTTTCTGTGCAGAAAAATATACTTTCTTTTTTGAAAGACTGCCCTCTGATAAAAACGATAACACTAAACGGTAATAATTTTGTACTTTTACATTCTGGAATTCCTGAAGATGGGAAGGATATCCTTTATAAAGATGCTGATAAGAAAACCATAAGATATGTTACATGGCACTCACCATTTAAAAGTAGCAAATATGCAAGCATAGCCAACTATAAACCAGATAAAACATATATCATTGGCCATGTCCCTACTCAGCATTTTGATGCAAGTGGTATATTTATCTTTGATAATATCATTGATATTGACTGCGGATGTGGGTTCCCAAATCTTTATAATGACAGCAGGCTCGCAGTTTTCTGCATAGATACGATGGAAGCGTTTTATATCACCTAA
- a CDS encoding DNA topoisomerase: MGKSLFIAEKPSVAAEFAKALDMPLTRKDGRYEDDDNIVTWCVGHLIEMSYPEKYDPELAKWNLETIPFIPDRFKYEVKKEVADQYKVVKELLNRSDVSKIYYSGDSAREGEYIQRLVRQVAGHNPSAEEYRVWIDSQTRDEILKGIRTAHELSYYDALSDSAYARAIEDYLVGINFSRALSLKYGNLMARAVDNKYRAIAVGRVMSCVLGMIVARERQIRSTSIIPFYGIKAKMGDSTTADWKLVEGSQFFNSPDNYENKGLLKKEITEQLIAQLNSQGTLTVVDKKQSVSKKAAPLLFNLAELQAECTKRFHISPADALQCAQNLYEAKLTTYPRTDARVLTTAIVKEIDNNVSGLSNLSTYKEYVDKIHGQGWLNKLSEPKCKYVNDAAVADHYAIIPTGQGFDELSKLSGIDKKVYDLICRRFLSIMYPETIYDKLAMTYKAGTETFAANYTAIKEEGFLEVAGKATSEDKEKEENEGRALMDAALAQSGTIQASFELHEGKSQPPKRYTTGSMILAMENAGNLIEDEELREQIKGSGIGTSATRAEVITKLEKNQYIVVNKKTQVIQPAVFGEIIYDILQQAVPQILVPQYTASWEMGLQQIVDKKITKDVYLGKIYNYVRQGTGSMKQSDFSAQIEAAVAKLKSIYPEIGKAAAVNDVIGQCPNCQGDVKAGGFGVYCTNKCGMSFGYAFGKQLTPENVKALLAGKRVLLKGLTSKKTGNNYDMYITAVGIEPYSYMKKDGQKAEGAQFKFETELPEFKKSKFKKK; the protein is encoded by the coding sequence ATGGGAAAATCATTATTTATTGCAGAGAAACCAAGCGTTGCGGCAGAGTTTGCCAAGGCGCTCGATATGCCGCTTACAAGAAAGGATGGCAGATACGAAGATGACGATAACATCGTTACATGGTGCGTGGGACACCTGATCGAAATGAGTTATCCGGAAAAATATGATCCTGAACTTGCAAAATGGAATCTCGAGACCATTCCATTCATTCCAGACAGATTTAAGTATGAAGTAAAGAAAGAAGTAGCAGACCAGTATAAGGTAGTTAAAGAGCTTTTAAACAGGTCCGACGTATCCAAGATCTACTATTCAGGTGATAGCGCGAGAGAAGGAGAATATATACAAAGGCTTGTCCGCCAGGTGGCAGGGCATAACCCCTCTGCAGAAGAGTACCGAGTATGGATCGACTCCCAGACAAGAGATGAGATCTTAAAGGGAATCCGTACGGCACATGAGCTTTCATATTATGATGCGCTTTCAGATTCAGCTTATGCTAGAGCCATTGAGGATTATCTTGTAGGAATCAATTTCTCAAGAGCACTTTCTTTAAAGTATGGAAATCTTATGGCCAGGGCTGTTGACAACAAGTATAGGGCCATTGCAGTAGGACGAGTAATGAGCTGCGTACTTGGAATGATAGTGGCAAGAGAAAGACAGATCAGATCCACAAGCATTATCCCTTTTTATGGGATTAAGGCCAAGATGGGCGATTCAACAACAGCTGACTGGAAGCTTGTTGAGGGTTCACAGTTCTTTAATTCTCCCGATAATTATGAGAATAAGGGACTTTTAAAAAAAGAAATAACAGAGCAGCTCATAGCGCAGCTTAACAGCCAGGGGACTTTAACTGTTGTTGATAAAAAGCAGTCTGTAAGTAAAAAGGCGGCTCCACTTTTATTCAACCTTGCCGAACTTCAGGCTGAGTGCACAAAAAGGTTCCACATAAGCCCCGCAGATGCGTTGCAGTGTGCACAGAACCTTTATGAAGCAAAGCTTACTACATATCCAAGAACTGACGCCAGAGTTCTTACAACAGCCATTGTAAAGGAAATAGATAATAACGTTTCTGGTCTATCAAATCTTTCTACTTATAAGGAATATGTAGATAAGATTCATGGACAGGGATGGCTCAATAAGCTTTCCGAACCTAAGTGCAAGTACGTAAATGATGCTGCTGTTGCAGACCACTATGCTATTATCCCTACAGGGCAGGGCTTTGATGAACTTTCAAAACTTTCTGGAATAGATAAAAAAGTATACGATCTCATCTGTAGAAGATTTTTATCAATCATGTACCCTGAAACGATATATGATAAGCTTGCAATGACATATAAGGCGGGAACGGAAACATTTGCCGCTAACTACACAGCAATAAAAGAAGAAGGATTTTTGGAAGTGGCAGGGAAAGCGACTTCTGAAGATAAAGAAAAGGAAGAAAACGAAGGAAGAGCTTTAATGGATGCAGCTCTTGCGCAGAGCGGAACAATCCAGGCGAGCTTTGAGCTTCACGAAGGAAAGAGCCAGCCTCCAAAAAGATACACAACAGGTTCGATGATCCTTGCAATGGAAAATGCCGGCAATCTTATTGAGGACGAGGAACTTCGTGAACAGATAAAAGGATCCGGAATCGGAACATCTGCTACCCGTGCCGAGGTTATTACAAAGCTTGAAAAGAACCAGTATATTGTTGTAAATAAGAAGACTCAGGTAATACAGCCGGCTGTATTTGGAGAGATAATTTATGATATCCTTCAGCAGGCTGTGCCTCAGATCCTTGTACCGCAGTATACCGCAAGCTGGGAGATGGGACTCCAACAGATCGTAGACAAGAAGATTACAAAAGATGTTTATCTTGGCAAGATATACAATTATGTGCGTCAGGGAACAGGTTCTATGAAGCAGTCAGATTTTTCCGCACAGATTGAAGCAGCGGTTGCAAAGCTTAAATCAATCTATCCTGAGATTGGGAAGGCAGCAGCTGTAAACGACGTTATTGGGCAGTGTCCAAACTGTCAGGGTGACGTAAAGGCAGGTGGATTCGGCGTTTATTGCACAAATAAGTGCGGAATGAGCTTTGGATATGCGTTTGGCAAACAGCTTACTCCTGAAAATGTAAAGGCGCTTCTTGCAGGTAAAAGAGTTCTCTTAAAAGGTCTTACAAGTAAAAAAACTGGAAATAATTATGACATGTATATAACTGCTGTTGGAATTGAGCCATATTCATATATGAAAAAAGATGGCCAGAAGGCTGAGGGTGCTCAGTTCAAATTTGAAACCGAGCTGCCGGAGTTTAAGAAGTCAAAGTTTAAGAAAAAGTAA